From Scleropages formosus chromosome 1, fSclFor1.1, whole genome shotgun sequence, a single genomic window includes:
- the LOC108930238 gene encoding tripartite motif-containing protein 35 encodes MEAESSPPPSPVPAPGPSAPHSCPGCQVGEPAVLPCGHSLCADCLQLCQREMGLPGCTVCYGRGVLDDVLHGLLDALFKGQPRRDASVAGSTEGRDPGGLCGRHGEPLALFCEDDEELVCDSCKEEEHKEHQCCPLEEAMQDSKKELRNALKPLREKLQGLSTAKQNFDEMAEHIKHQARQAEKLIKEEFEKLHRFLRNEEASLVAALKEEVQQKSQKMQESIEKATSQVSSLSETIKQIEEDMAADEILFLRNFKTTMQRTKCTPQEPEMETEALVDVPKHLGILKFRIWEKMQGIVQYTPVMLDPNTADVCLFVSDDLTSVRYLEEDQSLPDNPERFSCCECVLGSEVIDSGRHDWDVEVGDNTEWVLGVVKETINRKEWFPPSPERGMWTIGLSGGEYKARTPVATSLVLKKKPQKIRVQVDWDRGRVTFSDVSDNTVLYKFRHRFTEGVFPYFSSTCKRHPLRILPGRISVTAE; translated from the exons ATGGAAGCAGAGTCGTCGCCACCCCCTTCCCCAGTCCCTGCCCCAGGCCCCTCCGCTCCGCACTCCTGCCCAGGGTGCCAGGTAGGGGAACCGGCGGTGCTGCCCTGCGGGCACAGCCTGTGTGCTGACTGCCTTCAGCTGTGCCAACGGGAGATGGGCTTGCCGGGCTGCACCGTGTGCTACGGCCGCGGGGTGTTGGACGATGTCCTGCACGGGTTGCTTGATGCCCTCTTCAAGGGGCAGCCGCGGCGGGATGCCTCCGTAGCCGGGTCAACGGAGGGGAGGGACCCAGGGGGGCTCTGCGGTCGACACGGGGAGCCGCTCGCCCTGTTCtgtgaggatgatgaggagCTCGTCTGTGACAGCTGTAAGGAGGAGGAACACAAAGAGCACCAGTGTTGCCCTCTGGAGGAAGCCATGCAGGACTCCAAG AAGGAGCTCCGGAATGCCCTGAAACCCCTGAGGGAGAAGCTCCAAGGCCTCAGTACAGCTAAGCAGAACTTCGACGAGATGGCCGAGCACATCAAG CACCAGGCACGGCAGGCTGAGAAGCTGATCAAGGAGGAATTTGAGAAGCTCCACCGGTTCCTGCGCAACGAGGAGGCGTCGTTGGTGGCAGCACTCAAGGAGGAAGTGCAGCAGAAGAGCCAGAAGATGCAGGAGAGCATCGAGAAGGCGACCAGTCAAGTCAGCTCTCTTTCAGAGACCATTAAACAGATCGAGGAGGACATGGCTGCTGATGAGATCTTGTTCTTGCGG AACTTCAAGACAACCATGCAAAG GACAAAATGCACCCCACAGGAGCCAGAGATGGAAACAGAAGCCCTGGTTGACGTGCCCAAGCACCTAGGCATTCTGAAGTTCAGAATCTGGGAGAAGATGCAGGGGATTGTCCAATACA CCCCCGTGATGCTGGACCCCAACACGGCAGATGTGTGCCTCTTTGTGTCCGATGACCTGACCAGCGTGAGGTACCTGGAAGAGGACCAATCCCTCCCTGACAACCCGGAGCGCTTCAGCTGCTGTGAGTGTGTGCTGGGCTCCGAGGTGATTGACTCAGGTCGGCACGACTGGGATGTGGAGGTAGGGGACAACACGGAATGGGTCCTAGGTGTGGTCAAAGAGACCATAAACAGGAAGGAATGGTTCCCACCAAGCCCAGAGCGAGGCATGTGGACCATTGGCTTATCCGGAGGGGAGTACAAGGCACGGACCCCAGTCGCAACTTCTCTGGTGTTGAAGAAGAAGCCGCAGAAGATCCGCGTGCAAGTGGACTGGGACCGTGGTCGGGTCACCTTCTCTGACGTCAGCGACAACACTGTCCTTTACAAGTTCAGGCACAGGTTCACCGAGGGGGTGTTCCCGTACTTCTCCAGCACCTGCAAGCGCCACCCACTGCGCATCCTGCCTGGGAGGATTTCTGTCACGGCAGAATAG